A single window of Methylacidimicrobium sp. AP8 DNA harbors:
- a CDS encoding 1-acyl-sn-glycerol-3-phosphate acyltransferase produces the protein MRPWYAAARALVRACLRACFRLRGEGADRVPSGGFLIVSNHASYLDPLAVGSVVPREIHYLARRSLFRGPMAVLLASVNTIPTARDQPEPSALRKILGLLAAGHGVLIFPEGTRSADGKLQRAQPGAGFLAAQARVPILPVRVFGSFEALPRSARFPRCVPIRVVIGSPYLPRPIREGESKKDYYRSLADEMIRRIGELR, from the coding sequence ATGAGGCCTTGGTATGCCGCCGCGCGGGCTCTGGTGCGAGCCTGTCTGCGCGCCTGCTTCCGGTTGCGGGGGGAAGGAGCGGATCGGGTGCCTTCCGGCGGATTTCTTATCGTCTCCAACCACGCCAGCTACCTCGATCCTCTGGCTGTGGGGTCCGTGGTGCCTCGGGAGATCCACTATCTAGCGCGCCGCTCGCTCTTCCGCGGTCCGATGGCCGTGTTGCTCGCCAGCGTGAACACGATACCCACCGCCCGAGATCAGCCGGAGCCGTCGGCATTGCGCAAGATTCTCGGTCTTCTGGCCGCCGGCCACGGCGTGCTGATCTTTCCGGAGGGAACCAGGAGCGCCGACGGAAAATTGCAGCGGGCGCAGCCGGGGGCCGGCTTCCTGGCGGCCCAAGCCCGGGTCCCGATTTTGCCCGTGCGCGTCTTCGGTTCCTTCGAGGCCTTGCCCCGCTCCGCCCGATTTCCTCGGTGTGTCCCGATTCGTGTCGTGATCGGATCCCCTTATCTACCCCGGCCGATCCGGGAGGGAGAGAGCAAAAAGGACTACTATCGCTCGCTGGCCGATGAGATGATCCGGCGAATCGGAGAGCTTCGCTAG
- a CDS encoding class I SAM-dependent methyltransferase: MKTFPIGVLLLSAMVGRSLFGASPAPSPAQEPAERAARYEAVSTPQFVQGKRLVSLLGIRRGDSVLDLGCGTGRLAEYVARTVGPAGKVVGIDPSPQRIAIAQRRRREGLSFAVGGSDDLSSFPDASFDRVYLNYVFHWIENKAETLRQIHRILKPGGRLGISTGYRDRPSRIRSLIRESVREALGEVPPDLFLSPFRLSARDLRSLAERAGFRVVRLQILSFRAYAKDPEAVIAFLDASSSGRFLSGVGEQERSRILAVLRRKLAKIRTARGIEMEHPAIFLVAEKPR; encoded by the coding sequence ATGAAGACATTCCCCATCGGGGTTCTCCTCCTATCGGCCATGGTCGGCCGGAGCCTCTTCGGCGCCTCTCCCGCTCCGTCCCCCGCGCAAGAGCCGGCCGAGCGTGCCGCCCGGTACGAGGCGGTCAGCACGCCGCAATTCGTCCAAGGGAAGAGGCTCGTCTCCCTGCTGGGAATCCGGCGCGGGGATTCGGTCCTCGATCTCGGTTGCGGGACGGGGAGGCTCGCCGAGTACGTGGCTCGGACGGTCGGCCCCGCGGGAAAGGTGGTCGGGATCGACCCTTCTCCCCAGCGCATCGCTATTGCGCAGAGGAGGCGGCGGGAGGGGCTGTCGTTCGCGGTGGGCGGCTCGGACGATCTCTCATCCTTCCCGGACGCCTCCTTTGATCGGGTCTATCTCAACTACGTCTTCCACTGGATCGAAAATAAGGCCGAAACCCTCCGGCAGATCCATCGGATCTTGAAGCCCGGCGGCAGGCTGGGGATCAGCACCGGGTACAGGGATCGGCCTTCCCGGATCCGGAGCCTAATCCGGGAATCGGTGCGGGAAGCGCTGGGGGAGGTGCCTCCCGACCTCTTTCTCTCGCCGTTTCGCTTGAGCGCGCGGGATCTCCGGTCTCTAGCCGAGCGGGCGGGCTTCCGGGTCGTCCGCTTGCAGATCCTCTCCTTCCGGGCTTACGCGAAGGACCCGGAAGCCGTCATCGCCTTCCTCGACGCGAGCAGCTCCGGGCGCTTCCTTTCCGGGGTCGGAGAGCAGGAGCGTTCCCGGATCCTCGCGGTCCTCCGGAGGAAGCTGGCCAAAATCCGGACGGCCCGAGGCATCGAGATGGAGCACCCAGCGATCTTTCTGGTTGCCGAGAAGCCGCGGTGA
- the cmk gene encoding (d)CMP kinase, translated as MPSRCEQPGLEEAAQSLAVAIDGPSASGKSTVAKALAQALGIPYCNSGLVYRAITWSLIDKGVPLDSQSAFKTAVRQMNLECRIEGNELRVRVDGREPGEEARSPAVNAAVSRVAACSWLRRRLLPIFRRLAEGGPIVMEGRDIGTAVFPNSRFKFYLDADPRVREQRRQKQGEADSIGERDWEDRSRAAAPLQRAPDAVLIDSTEMTVDEVVGRMLDELRKRGFPLPKDSSIR; from the coding sequence ATGCCGTCTCGGTGTGAACAGCCCGGCCTCGAGGAAGCGGCGCAGTCGCTTGCGGTTGCGATCGACGGCCCGTCCGCTTCCGGGAAGAGCACGGTAGCGAAGGCTCTCGCGCAGGCCCTGGGCATCCCGTATTGCAACAGCGGGCTGGTGTACCGGGCGATCACTTGGAGCCTGATCGACAAAGGGGTTCCGCTCGATAGCCAGTCGGCCTTCAAAACGGCGGTGAGGCAGATGAACCTCGAGTGCCGGATCGAGGGAAACGAGCTCCGTGTTCGGGTGGACGGCCGGGAACCCGGCGAGGAGGCGCGGAGCCCCGCGGTCAACGCGGCGGTCTCCCGGGTCGCCGCCTGCTCGTGGCTGCGGAGAAGGCTGCTTCCGATCTTCCGCCGCTTGGCCGAGGGTGGGCCGATCGTGATGGAGGGCCGGGACATCGGTACGGCCGTCTTCCCGAACTCCCGCTTCAAGTTTTATCTCGACGCGGATCCGCGGGTGCGCGAGCAGCGGAGGCAGAAGCAGGGAGAGGCGGATTCCATCGGGGAGCGGGACTGGGAAGACCGCTCCCGGGCCGCGGCTCCGTTGCAGCGGGCGCCGGACGCGGTGCTCATCGATTCCACCGAGATGACGGTGGACGAAGTGGTCGGCCGGATGCTCGACGAGCTGCGCAAGCGGGGATTCCCCCTGCCGAAAGACTCGTCGATCCGATGA
- a CDS encoding alanine--glyoxylate aminotransferase family protein produces MISHVKLFIPGPTEVSRATLQAFASPMIGHRSKTFQELYADLQPRLQALFYTEGPVYFSTSSAWGVMEGAIRNLVKKKVLCCANGAFSDKWYDVALRSGKDAEMLAVPWGTAIDPEAVRQKLATGRFDALTLIHNETSTGLMNPLWDIAAVMREFPDVSFIVDTVSSFSVLKIPFRELGIDVMLTGTQKALALPPGASLFAVSERALAKAATVPGRGYYFDFIEFQKNHEKNMTPSTPSIGHLYALRQKLAEIEAEGIENRYARHRENARIVRSWVKERGFSLFPKEEFASLSLTCASNTRKIDVAKWIGRLRDRFQCVIDGGYGKLKGQTFRISHMGDETPESMRQLLGWLDECLAELG; encoded by the coding sequence ATGATATCGCACGTAAAACTTTTTATCCCGGGCCCGACCGAAGTTTCCCGCGCCACGCTCCAGGCGTTCGCCTCGCCGATGATCGGGCACCGAAGCAAGACCTTCCAAGAGCTCTACGCGGATCTCCAACCCAGGCTGCAAGCGCTCTTCTACACGGAGGGGCCCGTCTATTTCAGCACGAGCTCCGCCTGGGGCGTCATGGAGGGAGCCATCCGCAACCTCGTGAAGAAGAAGGTGCTTTGCTGCGCCAACGGAGCCTTCTCCGATAAATGGTATGACGTCGCCCTCCGCAGCGGGAAAGACGCGGAGATGCTCGCTGTCCCCTGGGGCACGGCAATCGACCCGGAGGCGGTCCGGCAGAAGCTGGCGACCGGCCGGTTCGATGCCCTCACCCTCATCCACAACGAAACTTCCACCGGCCTCATGAATCCGCTTTGGGACATCGCCGCAGTGATGCGGGAGTTTCCGGATGTCTCCTTCATCGTCGACACCGTCTCCTCCTTCAGCGTGCTCAAGATCCCCTTCCGGGAGTTGGGGATCGACGTGATGTTGACCGGCACCCAGAAGGCGCTGGCACTTCCCCCGGGAGCATCCCTTTTCGCGGTTTCCGAGCGGGCGCTGGCAAAGGCGGCGACCGTGCCCGGACGTGGCTACTACTTCGACTTCATCGAGTTTCAAAAGAACCACGAGAAGAACATGACGCCGAGCACCCCTTCGATCGGCCACCTGTACGCCCTCCGGCAGAAACTGGCGGAAATCGAGGCGGAGGGGATCGAAAACCGATACGCCCGCCACCGCGAAAACGCGCGGATCGTCCGCTCCTGGGTGAAGGAGAGGGGCTTCTCCCTCTTCCCCAAGGAGGAGTTCGCCTCTCTGTCGCTCACCTGCGCCTCCAACACGCGGAAAATCGATGTGGCGAAATGGATCGGACGGCTACGGGACCGCTTTCAGTGCGTGATCGACGGCGGATACGGAAAGCTCAAGGGGCAGACCTTCCGCATCTCCCACATGGGAGACGAGACGCCCGAATCGATGCGGCAACTTCTCGGATGGCTCGACGAGTGCCTGGCGGAGCTGGGCTGA
- the proS gene encoding proline--tRNA ligase, translating to MTERPAISPTRQEDFAEWYQQVIAAAELAENSEVRGCMIIKPWGYAIWERMQGELDRRIKAAGHRNAYFPLFIPLSFLEKEAEHVEGFAKECAVVTHHRLEAKEGRLVPGAPLTEPLVVRPTSETIIGAAFARWIQSYRDLPLRINQWANVVRWEMRPRLFLRTSEFLWQEGHTAHQTAEEAEAEARTMLRLYEGFLKEMLALPAVAGEKTPRERFPGAVRTLTLEVLVQDRKAIQAGTSHFLGQNFARANGIVFLSPEGSRQHAWTTSWGVSTRLVGTLIMAHADDNGLVLPPRVAPTQIVLLPLIRKEEERAQVEEACARLAAELADKSYAGEPIRVEVDTRPLAGGGRNWEWIKKGVPLRVELGPREMAAGTVSVGRRDRPPRERFSLPVREFVAQAERILAEMQNGFWERALAFRKSHTRQIESRREFFEFFTPKNPQKPEIHGGFADVSWSEDTALEERLQEELKVTIRCVPLDQEESAAGICPFSGKPGNRRVLFGKAY from the coding sequence ATGACGGAACGGCCGGCTATCTCCCCTACACGCCAGGAAGATTTCGCCGAGTGGTACCAGCAGGTCATCGCCGCGGCGGAGCTGGCCGAAAATTCGGAGGTCCGGGGCTGCATGATCATCAAGCCCTGGGGATACGCGATCTGGGAAAGGATGCAGGGGGAGCTCGATCGGCGAATCAAGGCCGCCGGACACCGGAACGCCTACTTCCCGCTCTTCATTCCTTTGAGCTTCCTCGAAAAGGAGGCGGAGCACGTCGAAGGCTTTGCCAAGGAGTGCGCGGTGGTGACGCACCACCGGCTCGAGGCGAAGGAGGGGCGTCTGGTTCCCGGAGCGCCGCTGACCGAGCCCCTTGTCGTTCGCCCTACCTCCGAGACCATCATCGGGGCGGCTTTCGCCCGCTGGATTCAATCCTATCGCGATCTGCCCCTGCGCATCAACCAATGGGCCAACGTCGTGCGCTGGGAGATGCGGCCCAGGCTCTTCCTGCGGACGAGCGAATTCCTCTGGCAAGAGGGGCATACGGCGCATCAGACGGCCGAGGAGGCCGAGGCCGAAGCGCGCACCATGCTCCGGCTTTACGAAGGATTCCTCAAGGAGATGCTCGCTCTGCCCGCGGTGGCGGGGGAGAAGACGCCTCGCGAGCGGTTTCCGGGAGCCGTGAGGACCTTGACCCTCGAGGTGCTGGTCCAGGACCGGAAGGCGATCCAAGCAGGCACATCGCACTTCTTGGGACAGAATTTCGCCCGGGCCAACGGAATCGTCTTTCTTTCGCCGGAGGGCAGCCGGCAGCATGCCTGGACGACGAGCTGGGGGGTGAGCACCCGGCTCGTGGGCACGCTGATCATGGCGCATGCCGACGACAACGGCTTGGTCCTTCCCCCGCGCGTCGCTCCCACGCAGATCGTCCTCCTCCCGCTTATTCGGAAGGAGGAGGAACGGGCGCAGGTGGAGGAAGCGTGCGCGCGCCTGGCGGCCGAGCTCGCCGACAAGAGCTATGCTGGGGAACCGATCCGCGTCGAGGTCGATACCCGACCTCTTGCCGGAGGCGGCAGGAATTGGGAATGGATCAAGAAAGGGGTGCCGCTTCGCGTCGAGCTCGGCCCGCGGGAGATGGCTGCGGGAACCGTCTCGGTCGGCCGGCGGGATCGTCCTCCCCGGGAAAGGTTCTCCCTCCCCGTGCGGGAGTTCGTCGCGCAGGCGGAGCGAATCTTGGCGGAGATGCAGAATGGCTTCTGGGAACGGGCGCTGGCCTTTCGGAAGAGCCATACCCGGCAGATCGAATCCCGGCGGGAGTTCTTCGAGTTCTTTACGCCGAAGAATCCGCAAAAGCCGGAGATTCACGGGGGATTCGCCGATGTCTCTTGGTCCGAGGATACGGCACTCGAAGAGCGCCTCCAGGAAGAGCTGAAGGTGACGATCCGCTGCGTGCCGCTCGACCAGGAGGAGTCGGCGGCGGGGATCTGTCCCTTTTCCGGCAAGCCCGGGAATCGCCGGGTGCTCTTCGGGAAGGCATATTGA
- a CDS encoding enoyl-CoA hydratase/isomerase family protein has translation MSSDPPVRVEERRVSGGVRLGYLALNQPASLNALSLEGAELLDAALSRWAEDTGVACVVLSGVGGRAFCAGADLRRIYRAIRSGDGGYAGRFFSSEYRVVAKIHRYPKPIFCWGDGIAYGAGLGLLAGASHRVVTERSRLAMPEISIGFFPDVGGSWFLGRMPGRIGLFLGLTGLPFGAGDALFLKLADAFLPSEERAAILEERLPSLPWTGRAEEDRLLLSRSLREWARPWRSRLAPARTRLDFDRIQSLTDADTLPEIVRKVACGPVSTDPWYAQGAENLAEGCPVSSWLVWELSRRTTRMSLTEVIRLETIVAWHCVRRSDFPEGIRARLIDKDRKPRWSDGSIEEVSPRKIGEHFQAPWAPEDDPMRDL, from the coding sequence ATGAGCAGCGATCCGCCGGTGCGGGTCGAGGAACGGCGCGTCTCCGGAGGAGTCCGTCTCGGCTACCTTGCCCTGAATCAGCCCGCATCGCTCAACGCCCTATCCCTGGAAGGCGCTGAGCTTCTCGATGCGGCGCTTTCCCGGTGGGCTGAAGATACGGGGGTGGCGTGCGTCGTCCTCTCCGGGGTCGGAGGTCGTGCGTTCTGCGCCGGAGCGGATCTTCGGAGAATCTACCGGGCGATCCGTTCGGGGGACGGCGGTTATGCCGGCCGGTTCTTCTCCAGCGAGTACCGGGTTGTTGCGAAGATCCATCGATACCCCAAGCCCATTTTCTGTTGGGGCGATGGGATCGCGTACGGCGCCGGCCTTGGCCTGCTCGCGGGGGCGAGCCACCGCGTGGTCACCGAGAGGAGCCGGCTGGCGATGCCGGAAATTTCGATCGGGTTCTTCCCCGACGTGGGCGGAAGCTGGTTCCTGGGGCGGATGCCCGGACGGATCGGCCTCTTCCTGGGGCTCACGGGGCTCCCCTTTGGGGCCGGGGACGCGCTCTTCCTCAAGCTGGCCGACGCCTTTCTGCCGTCCGAGGAGCGAGCGGCGATCCTGGAGGAAAGGCTCCCGAGTCTTCCCTGGACCGGCCGGGCGGAAGAGGATCGCCTGCTTCTCTCCCGATCGCTCCGGGAATGGGCGCGCCCGTGGCGGAGTCGGCTCGCTCCCGCTCGAACCCGGCTCGACTTCGATCGGATTCAATCGCTTACCGATGCCGACACTCTGCCGGAGATCGTGCGGAAGGTTGCCTGCGGACCGGTTTCGACCGACCCCTGGTATGCCCAAGGGGCGGAAAATCTAGCGGAAGGCTGTCCGGTTTCGTCTTGGCTCGTCTGGGAGCTGTCCCGGAGGACGACCCGGATGTCGCTCACGGAGGTGATCCGTCTGGAGACGATCGTCGCATGGCACTGTGTCCGGCGTTCCGACTTTCCGGAAGGGATTCGCGCCCGGTTGATCGATAAGGACCGGAAGCCTCGCTGGAGCGATGGAAGTATCGAAGAGGTTTCGCCTCGAAAGATAGGCGAGCACTTCCAGGCCCCTTGGGCACCCGAGGACGATCCCATGCGGGATCTGTGA
- the gatC gene encoding Asp-tRNA(Asn)/Glu-tRNA(Gln) amidotransferase subunit GatC: protein MAGVAIDVAYVADLARLRLSPEEIETFGKQLEQVLAYVKKLEEVDVREVVLAGDEEGARNRLRPDRPSPGLAPSEALSNAPQQGGGLFLVPRILE from the coding sequence GTGGCCGGCGTTGCGATCGATGTTGCCTACGTAGCGGATCTGGCGCGTCTTCGACTCTCTCCGGAAGAGATCGAGACCTTCGGAAAGCAGCTGGAGCAGGTCCTCGCCTATGTGAAGAAGCTCGAGGAGGTCGATGTACGGGAAGTCGTCCTCGCCGGTGACGAAGAGGGAGCCCGGAACCGCCTCCGCCCGGATCGCCCCTCGCCGGGGCTCGCGCCGAGCGAGGCGCTGTCGAACGCCCCGCAGCAAGGGGGCGGCCTCTTCCTCGTCCCACGGATCCTCGAGTGA
- the gatA gene encoding Asp-tRNA(Asn)/Glu-tRNA(Gln) amidotransferase subunit GatA, protein MSLAFATIQELRRKLLAKEIHPKELVESLLDRISMVDPKLRAYNYLHPERALEAAQKADISLPLGGIPIAVKDLIHVRGEPCTCGSRLLEGYIAPYDATVIERLRAAGAILLGRTNMDEFAMGSSTENSAWGVTRNPWDLSRVPGGSSGGSAAAVAAHEAIAALGSDTGGSIRQPAAFCGCVGLKPTYGRVSRYGLTAFASSLDQIGPMTKTVADAALLLEVIAGADPRDNTCSPEPPPSISAELGKDIRGMILGIPKEYFVSGIDPEVEAATKRAIAHLEGLGATLREISLPHTPYSIAAYYLVATAEASANLARFDGMRYGRRAKGCDDLFETYSRTRGEGFGREVKRRILLGTYALSSGYYDAYYLRAQKVRMRIREDFLAAFRECQAIVTPTSPTPAFRLGERTDDPLKMYLADIFTIAVNLAGLCAVSIPCGFTAAGLPIGLQIIGPMWKEKTVLQVGYAYEQSTGWHARRPPLE, encoded by the coding sequence GTGAGCCTAGCTTTCGCTACGATTCAGGAGCTTCGACGCAAGCTCCTTGCCAAGGAGATTCATCCAAAGGAGCTGGTCGAGTCGCTCCTCGATCGCATCTCCATGGTCGATCCCAAGCTCAGGGCATACAATTATCTCCATCCCGAGCGCGCCCTCGAAGCGGCGCAGAAGGCGGACATATCCCTCCCCTTGGGCGGGATCCCGATCGCCGTCAAGGATTTGATCCATGTCCGCGGCGAACCCTGCACCTGCGGCTCCCGCCTCCTCGAAGGGTATATCGCGCCCTACGACGCGACCGTGATCGAGCGGCTGCGCGCGGCCGGGGCCATCCTCTTAGGGAGAACGAACATGGACGAGTTCGCCATGGGCTCCTCCACCGAGAATTCCGCATGGGGCGTTACTCGCAATCCTTGGGATCTTTCGCGCGTGCCGGGAGGCAGCAGCGGAGGCTCGGCGGCCGCCGTTGCAGCCCACGAGGCGATCGCAGCCCTGGGCAGCGACACGGGTGGATCGATCCGCCAGCCCGCCGCCTTCTGCGGCTGCGTCGGCCTGAAGCCGACCTACGGACGCGTCTCCCGCTACGGACTAACCGCCTTTGCTTCCAGCCTCGATCAGATCGGGCCGATGACAAAAACGGTCGCGGATGCGGCGCTGCTGCTGGAAGTCATCGCGGGGGCGGATCCCCGGGACAACACCTGCAGCCCCGAACCGCCGCCTTCGATTTCCGCCGAGCTCGGCAAGGACATCCGCGGAATGATCCTCGGGATTCCCAAGGAATATTTTGTGAGCGGCATCGATCCGGAAGTCGAGGCGGCAACGAAACGGGCGATCGCCCATCTGGAAGGACTCGGGGCGACCCTTCGGGAAATCTCCCTTCCCCACACCCCCTATTCGATCGCCGCCTACTACCTCGTCGCCACGGCGGAAGCATCGGCCAACCTGGCCCGATTCGACGGGATGCGCTACGGAAGGCGGGCCAAAGGATGCGACGATCTCTTCGAAACCTATAGCCGCACGCGCGGGGAAGGCTTCGGCCGCGAGGTCAAGCGCCGAATCCTCCTAGGCACCTATGCGCTCAGCTCCGGCTATTACGACGCCTACTACCTGCGGGCGCAAAAGGTGCGGATGCGGATCCGGGAGGATTTTCTGGCGGCGTTCCGGGAGTGCCAGGCGATCGTAACCCCGACCTCGCCCACGCCGGCCTTCCGCCTCGGCGAGCGGACGGATGATCCTCTCAAGATGTACCTCGCAGACATCTTCACGATCGCGGTAAACCTCGCCGGGCTTTGCGCCGTTTCCATCCCGTGCGGCTTCACCGCGGCGGGCCTGCCCATCGGGCTGCAAATCATCGGCCCGATGTGGAAGGAAAAAACGGTTCTTCAGGTGGGCTATGCCTACGAGCAGAGCACCGGCTGGCATGCCCGGCGGCCCCCGCTGGAGTAG
- a CDS encoding FeoA family protein has translation MHVRPEQPIGTAPRAFPLSEASVGAQLRIHSVAGNPCESHRLHEMGFCRRAELVKLCHGAMTVCLVCGARVGLSASVAQRILVTASPDESGKEEGPSEVGSLRSFSGEGTFFCRILDRFRRNKGGRAG, from the coding sequence ATGCACGTGCGCCCGGAACAGCCCATCGGCACCGCTCCGCGAGCCTTTCCTTTATCGGAAGCCTCGGTCGGGGCGCAGCTCCGGATTCATTCGGTTGCGGGCAACCCGTGCGAGTCCCATCGGCTCCACGAAATGGGCTTTTGCCGGCGGGCCGAGCTCGTGAAGCTATGCCACGGAGCGATGACCGTCTGCTTGGTTTGCGGAGCGCGCGTCGGCTTAAGCGCTTCGGTCGCGCAGCGGATCCTCGTCACCGCGTCTCCGGATGAATCGGGGAAGGAGGAAGGCCCCTCCGAGGTTGGTTCCCTTCGCTCTTTTTCCGGCGAAGGGACTTTCTTTTGCCGCATCCTGGACCGCTTTCGCCGAAACAAAGGCGGCCGAGCCGGATAG
- the rpe gene encoding ribulose-phosphate 3-epimerase — MIPSGEAGRRGDGDHPVKLAPSILSADFARLEAHAREAIEAGADWLHIDVMDGHFVPNITIGPLIVEALRPLRSETGVLLDVHLMIEKPERYLADFARAGADILTVHVETCPHLHRTVQAIKESGVRAGVTLNPATPLVALEEILRYVDLVLVMSVNPGFGGQEYIPASTDKIRRLRGMLDEIGSEAWLEVDGGVKAENAAEIVRAGATVLVAGSAVFKGKTAANVERLLNAVAAARATSGRAF; from the coding sequence ATGATACCATCAGGGGAAGCGGGACGGCGGGGCGATGGAGACCATCCCGTGAAGCTGGCTCCGTCGATCTTATCCGCCGATTTTGCCCGCTTGGAAGCTCATGCCCGGGAGGCGATCGAAGCGGGTGCCGATTGGCTTCACATCGATGTCATGGATGGGCACTTCGTTCCGAACATCACGATCGGCCCGCTGATCGTCGAGGCCCTCCGCCCCCTCCGCTCCGAGACCGGAGTGCTTTTGGACGTCCATCTGATGATCGAGAAGCCGGAACGGTACCTAGCCGACTTCGCTCGCGCAGGGGCCGACATCCTCACGGTGCATGTAGAAACTTGCCCCCATCTCCATCGCACCGTGCAGGCGATCAAAGAGTCGGGAGTCAGGGCCGGGGTGACGCTCAACCCGGCCACCCCGTTGGTCGCTCTCGAGGAGATCCTCCGTTACGTCGACTTAGTGCTCGTCATGTCGGTCAACCCGGGCTTCGGCGGCCAGGAATACATCCCCGCCAGCACCGACAAGATCCGCCGGCTGCGCGGAATGCTCGATGAGATCGGCTCCGAAGCGTGGCTTGAGGTCGATGGAGGGGTGAAAGCCGAGAACGCGGCGGAAATCGTTCGTGCGGGCGCAACCGTCCTGGTCGCCGGATCGGCCGTGTTCAAAGGCAAGACCGCCGCCAACGTCGAGCGCCTGTTGAACGCCGTGGCCGCAGCGCGCGCGACGTCAGGCCGGGCCTTTTAG